Proteins encoded within one genomic window of Pseudalkalibacillus sp. SCS-8:
- a CDS encoding YpjP family protein has translation MPNWLRKTLVVLITVFTLGTVTPPPHLLAESDEGAATKSSASIDFEGFTNDYDETGEYSEPAELLKKPWQEIAATYDNTEELQEAFIAYTVHQATEQTKEKFGERIEAKRGDEFRTVILPKIEETIAKLSEQMDDMALRNLTISERPASGTGEKIFHIKNEMTKKDVFRLHVRREHPPGQGYWFTFHYHDARDDFASHHELGSIYWDKNTPPNWMS, from the coding sequence ATGCCGAACTGGTTAAGGAAAACACTTGTCGTACTGATTACGGTATTTACGTTAGGAACAGTCACACCTCCGCCACATCTATTGGCAGAGAGCGATGAAGGAGCAGCAACGAAATCGAGTGCTTCCATCGACTTTGAAGGTTTCACAAATGATTATGATGAAACCGGTGAATATAGTGAACCAGCAGAACTCCTGAAAAAACCGTGGCAGGAGATTGCTGCTACATACGACAACACTGAGGAATTACAGGAAGCATTTATCGCTTACACCGTTCATCAAGCGACAGAACAGACGAAAGAGAAATTTGGTGAGCGAATCGAGGCTAAACGCGGGGACGAGTTCCGTACTGTCATTTTGCCGAAAATTGAAGAGACGATTGCAAAATTAAGTGAACAAATGGATGATATGGCCTTGAGGAATTTGACCATTTCAGAACGTCCGGCCAGCGGAACGGGGGAAAAGATCTTCCACATCAAGAATGAAATGACAAAGAAGGATGTTTTCCGGTTGCATGTGCGAAGGGAACACCCTCCAGGACAGGGCTACTGGTTTACGTTCCATTATCATGATGCTCGAGACGACTTCGCGAGTCATCATGAACTCGGAAGCATCTACTGGGACAAAAATACGCCACCAAATTGGATGAGTTAA